The following proteins are co-located in the Sebastes umbrosus isolate fSebUmb1 chromosome 24, fSebUmb1.pri, whole genome shotgun sequence genome:
- the LOC119483607 gene encoding serine/threonine-protein kinase pim-2-like: MASKLRTRSTGIVHQSCSRNLGRHTDPIINAVRDCRSGGKRKSEESPEKASKRSRTIQSHSEGIRQSFGGPSSSDADIFVTAYTDFSDNTETFFTAEDAGTSKPTSARTSTKAEEKKSRKRKTEETEGLSKRNRMTPSPSEDPSHQATKTSNSSSHESTCSTDSRDDFEARYKEEELLGEGGFGSVFAGYCKDDNLPVAIKHIHQFLSTTVCLNGESTILPLEVALLMKLQPAEGETSAVVSLHDWYELGNELIIILERPVPCMDLHNYIKSRESPLQEDEVKIIARQLVDGLHEVHSRGVFHRDIKLENILIETGSDVPRARLIDFGCGTFLSEERYTTKRGTFVYRCPEWFKLGWYTAEGTNVWQLGVVLFEMLHNGRLPFYNAFEISNERPKISASISNDCQDFLLSCLDKSLEDRPTLETLKYHPWLM; this comes from the exons ATGGCTTCAAAACTCAGAACAAGATCAACAGGAATTGTTCATCAGTCCTGCAGTAGAAATCTGG GACGCCACACTGACCCCATCATCAACGCAGTCAGAGACTGCAGGTCAGGTGGAAAGAGAAAGTCTGAGGAAAGCCCTGAAAAAGCGAGCAAGAGGAGCAGGACGATTCAAAGTCACTCCGAGGGCATCAGACAGTCATTCGGAGGGCCTTCATCAAGTGACGCTGACATTTTTGTCACAGCGTATACTGATTTCTCTGACAACACAG AAACCTTTTTTACCGCTGAGGATGCTGGGACATCGAAACCCACCAGTGCCCGCACCAGCACCAAagctgaggagaagaagagcaggaagaggaagactgaggagacagaggGACTCAGTAAGAGGAACAGAATGACCCCCAGTCCCTCTGAGGACCCCAGTCACCAGGCCACCAAAACTTCTAACTCCTCCTCGCACGAAAGCACCTGCTCCACTGACAGCAGAG aTGACTTTGAGGCCAGATACAAGGAAGAGGAATTGCTGGGTGAAGGAGGCTTTGGGTCAGTCTTTGCTGGCTACTGCAAAGACGACAATCTGCCt GTTGCCATAAAACATATCCACCAGTTTCTGAGCACAACAGTG TGTCTGAACGGGGAAAGTACAATACTCCCTTTGGAGGTGGCACTGCTGATGAAACTCCAGCCAGCCGAAGGAGAGACCAGTGCAGTGGTGAGCCTGCATGACTGGTACGAGCTGGGCAATGAGCTGATTATCATCCTAGAGAGACCCGTCCCCTGCATGGACCTGCACAACTATATCAAGTCCAGGGAGTCCCCCCTGCAGGAGGACGAGGTTAAA ATCATAGCAAGACAACTGGTGGATGGTCTCCATGAGGTCCACTCAAGAGGTGTGTTCCACAGGGACATCAAGCTGGAAAACATCCTCATAGAAACCGGCTCTGATGTCCCACGTGCCAGGCTCATTGACTTTGGCTGTGGCACATTTCTGTCAGAGGAGAGGTACACTACAAAAAGAG GGACCTTTGTGTACCGGTGTCCTGAGTGGTTCAAGCTTGGGTGGTACACTGCCGAAGGTACCAATGTGTGGCAGCTCGGTGTGGTGCTCTTTGAGATGCTGCATAATGGAAGGCTTCCCTTCTATAACGCCTTTGAGATCAGCAATGAAAGACCTAAAATCAGTGCCAGTATTTCCAACG ACTGCCAAGATTTTCTACTGAGCTGTCTAGACAAGAGCCTAGAGGACCGACCCACCCTGGAGACTCTTAAATACCACCCCTGGCTGATGTGA